From Paenibacillus thermoaerophilus:
AAAGCGTATTTGTCGTCGGTCACGTCGGTTTTCACCATTTCGGCTTCGCATTCGTCGCAAATGAATTTCTCCAACACGCGAATGCCGCTCGGTTTCAAGCTATCGCAAATCACGCAGTAGTCGGGCGCCGTCCGGTCCGCCGATTCGTTTGCCGCTTCAACCTCGTCCGGGTCCGGACCGGCTTCGGGCAGCTCCGCTTGCAGAAGAAGCTCGGCCTGCTGGCTGTTTTCGCGAGGTTGAGCGGTCTCCGCGATTTCGGCGGCTTCACGGCGCCCATCCGCGGCATCGATGGCCTGCGTCAACCGCTGGCTGTTACCGCGGGGTTTGCGCTT
This genomic window contains:
- a CDS encoding sigma factor G inhibitor Gin, with protein sequence MNSYLVGGILTYISDNPPITSIPYREKGYTDRKTKGGCSMEATATSRKEKSAKRKPRGNSQRLTQAIDAADGRREAAEIAETAQPRENSQQAELLLQAELPEAGPDPDEVEAANESADRTAPDYCVICDSLKPSGIRVLEKFICDECEAEMVKTDVTDDKYAFFIRQMHKLWLPKDA